The following proteins come from a genomic window of Flavobacterium eburneipallidum:
- a CDS encoding DUF3820 family protein, producing MEQDQKQLIKLAHTKMPFGKYEGWHLIDLPEYYVVWYSNKGFPKGELGQQLQLVYELKLNGLEELIRNIRKQYPKP from the coding sequence ATGGAACAAGACCAAAAACAGCTCATCAAACTGGCACACACCAAAATGCCCTTCGGCAAATATGAAGGCTGGCATCTTATTGATTTGCCCGAATATTATGTGGTTTGGTATTCCAATAAAGGATTTCCCAAAGGAGAGTTAGGTCAACAATTACAGCTGGTTTATGAATTAAAACTCAATGGTCTCGAAGAATTAATTCGCAATATACGAAAGCAATATCCAAAACCTTAA
- a CDS encoding OsmC family protein produces MTSKVTYLGDLRTSSIHLQSGSEIISDAPIDNNGKGEAFSPTDTVANALASCMFTIMGIKARDLNVDLATSTAAVTKIMKAEPRMISAIEIVFDMNVTTDEKNKTILERAAMTCPVFLSLNPEIEKRISFNWK; encoded by the coding sequence ATGACCTCAAAAGTAACTTATTTAGGAGATTTAAGAACATCGTCTATTCATTTGCAATCTGGAAGTGAAATCATTTCGGATGCACCTATTGATAACAACGGAAAAGGAGAAGCTTTTTCTCCAACTGATACGGTTGCCAATGCCTTGGCAAGTTGTATGTTCACTATTATGGGAATTAAAGCCAGAGATTTGAATGTAGATTTGGCTACATCAACAGCTGCTGTTACAAAAATAATGAAAGCTGAACCAAGGATGATTTCGGCTATAGAAATTGTTTTTGATATGAATGTTACTACCGATGAAAAAAACAAAACTATTCTAGAAAGAGCTGCGATGACTTGTCCAGTTTTCTTAAGTTTGAATCCTGAAATCGAGAAGAGAATTAGTTTTAATTGGAAATAG
- a CDS encoding LysM peptidoglycan-binding domain-containing protein — protein MINRVICIFVFMIVCSAFGQNFDKHKVEKGETITQIAQKYSITPYDIYQLNPDAQSGLKVDSVLLIPKKGTTTKVKAVAKTHKVEPKETLFGIVKQYGVSEEDLKKANPDLEKLGLQIGQVLIIPSNTAPKKATVTPEKNIFHEVLPKETKYSIAKKYGMTIEELEKLNPEIIPNLTIGYQLLIKGNRPKTDKVTVIETPKVVVPKTTPAISYVDYEVKPKETLYSLSKMSGLSQDELLKLNPTLVNGVEIGMLVKVPSTALMTQEAKKAYTSLSPKNSSNNRKKLVLLLPFNISKIEGDTINSTAARLKKDKFLNMTLDFYSGALMAIDSAKTLGIAVDVNIFDSQETKNSSNVAALNLENADAIVGPFYQSNVEKTAELLSKNNTPVISPLSKDLGNAYPNLYQTIPSNETLKSAMFDYMRAKGGNMIAVVDKKKESVRQYLREYQKDVQFAPLLENGSLSVEGLKGLFVKDKINYVILETANTVMIKWTMNTMIGAMKMYKVQLVILEPNETLDTDEISFEQLTKLQLMYPSVIRENESPEALIFEKEYRKKNKILPSNFATRGFDVTFDTMLRLSQDKSYQETVDTTATEQVDNKFEFYKREGGGYTNKGVYILHYDTDLMVKEAN, from the coding sequence ATGATAAATAGAGTTATTTGCATTTTTGTTTTTATGATTGTTTGTTCTGCATTTGGACAAAATTTTGATAAACACAAAGTTGAAAAAGGAGAAACGATTACCCAAATTGCCCAAAAATACAGTATTACTCCTTATGATATTTATCAATTAAATCCAGATGCACAAAGTGGTTTGAAGGTGGATAGCGTTTTGCTTATTCCTAAAAAAGGAACTACTACAAAAGTAAAAGCAGTTGCCAAAACGCATAAAGTAGAACCCAAAGAAACCTTATTTGGTATTGTAAAACAATACGGAGTATCAGAAGAAGATTTGAAAAAAGCCAATCCCGATTTAGAAAAATTAGGTTTGCAAATTGGGCAAGTGTTGATTATTCCTTCCAATACAGCTCCAAAAAAAGCGACTGTTACTCCAGAGAAAAATATTTTTCATGAAGTTCTTCCTAAAGAGACAAAATATTCCATTGCTAAAAAATATGGAATGACAATAGAAGAATTGGAAAAACTAAATCCCGAAATCATTCCTAACTTGACTATTGGTTATCAATTATTAATTAAAGGAAATAGACCAAAAACGGATAAAGTTACTGTAATTGAAACGCCTAAAGTTGTTGTTCCAAAAACAACTCCAGCAATTAGCTATGTTGATTATGAAGTAAAACCAAAAGAAACTTTGTATAGTTTGTCTAAAATGTCGGGTTTGAGTCAAGACGAATTACTAAAGTTAAATCCAACTTTGGTCAATGGAGTTGAAATAGGAATGCTAGTAAAAGTACCATCAACGGCTTTGATGACGCAGGAAGCTAAAAAAGCATACACTTCTTTGTCTCCAAAAAACAGTTCGAATAATAGAAAAAAACTAGTATTGTTATTGCCTTTCAATATTTCAAAAATCGAAGGTGATACTATCAATTCAACAGCTGCGCGTTTGAAAAAAGACAAGTTTTTGAACATGACTTTGGATTTTTATTCTGGAGCTTTGATGGCAATTGACTCTGCCAAAACACTTGGAATTGCTGTTGATGTAAATATTTTTGATTCGCAAGAAACTAAAAATAGTTCGAATGTCGCTGCTCTTAATTTAGAAAATGCCGATGCTATTGTGGGACCTTTTTATCAAAGTAATGTTGAAAAAACAGCGGAATTATTAAGCAAAAATAATACTCCAGTTATTTCTCCTTTGTCAAAAGATTTAGGAAATGCTTATCCGAATTTGTACCAAACTATTCCAAGCAACGAAACTTTAAAATCGGCTATGTTCGATTATATGAGAGCTAAAGGCGGTAATATGATTGCTGTAGTTGATAAGAAAAAAGAATCGGTAAGACAATATTTAAGAGAGTATCAAAAAGACGTTCAATTTGCACCACTTTTAGAAAACGGAAGTCTTTCTGTAGAAGGTTTGAAAGGATTATTTGTCAAAGATAAAATCAATTATGTGATTTTGGAAACCGCTAACACAGTGATGATAAAGTGGACAATGAACACAATGATAGGAGCCATGAAAATGTATAAAGTACAATTGGTCATTTTAGAACCGAATGAAACTTTGGATACAGATGAAATTAGTTTTGAGCAGTTAACAAAATTACAATTAATGTATCCTTCAGTTATTCGTGAAAACGAATCTCCAGAAGCTTTGATTTTTGAAAAAGAATACAGAAAGAAAAATAAAATTTTACCAAGCAATTTTGCCACTCGTGGTTTTGATGTGACTTTTGATACCATGTTGCGTTTATCACAGGATAAAAGTTACCAAGAAACAGTAGATACTACAGCAACGGAACAAGTAGATAATAAATTTGAATTTTATAAAAGAGAAGGCGGTGGTTATACGAATAAAGGTGTTTATATCCTGCACTACGACACCGATTTGATGGTAAAAGAAGCGAATTAG
- the guaA gene encoding glutamine-hydrolyzing GMP synthase, which yields MQHNVLILDFGSQYTQLIARRVRELNIFCEIFPYNHFPSDLSSYKAVILGGSPFSVRGEDAPHPDLSQIRGKLPMLAVCYGAQYLAHFSGGEVAASNTREYGRANLSYIKEDETFFEGVSENSQVWMSHSDSIKALPTNGVKLASTHDVEYAAYKIDGETTYAIQYHPEVFHSTDGSKMLENFLVKIAEVPQNFTPNAFVEEIVSEMKEKIGNDKVVLGLSGGVDSTVAAVLLNKAIGKNLYCIFVNNGLLRKNEFQSVLDQYEGMGLNVKGVDASQRFYDALAGVTDPELKRKAIGNAFIEVFDDESHKIEDVTWLAQGTIYPDVIESVSVKGPSATIKSHHNVGGLPDYMKLKIVEPLRMLFKDEVRRVGATLGIDPELLGRHPFPGPGLSIRILGDITLEKVQILQDVDKVFIDGLKSWGLYDKVWQAGAILLPVNSVGVMGDERTYEKVVALRAVESTDGMTADWVHLPYDFLMKVSNDIINKVKGVNRVVYDISSKPPATIEWE from the coding sequence ATGCAACACAACGTACTTATTTTAGATTTCGGATCGCAATACACACAGCTTATTGCACGAAGAGTTCGCGAATTAAATATTTTCTGCGAAATTTTTCCTTACAATCATTTTCCGAGTGATTTATCAAGTTATAAAGCGGTAATTCTTGGTGGAAGTCCTTTTTCTGTTAGAGGAGAAGATGCACCACACCCAGATTTATCACAAATTAGAGGAAAACTACCTATGCTTGCCGTTTGTTACGGAGCGCAATATCTAGCCCATTTTAGTGGAGGTGAAGTTGCAGCTTCTAATACAAGAGAATACGGTAGAGCGAATTTGTCTTACATTAAAGAAGACGAAACTTTTTTTGAAGGAGTTTCCGAGAACAGCCAGGTTTGGATGAGCCACAGCGATAGTATCAAAGCTTTGCCAACAAATGGCGTAAAATTAGCCAGTACTCATGATGTAGAATACGCAGCATACAAAATAGACGGCGAAACGACTTATGCGATTCAATACCATCCTGAAGTGTTTCACTCTACAGATGGATCCAAAATGTTGGAGAATTTCTTGGTGAAAATTGCTGAAGTTCCTCAAAATTTCACTCCAAATGCTTTCGTAGAAGAAATCGTATCCGAAATGAAAGAAAAAATCGGAAATGATAAAGTGGTTTTAGGTCTTTCAGGAGGTGTAGATTCAACTGTAGCAGCGGTTTTGTTAAACAAAGCTATTGGTAAAAATCTATATTGTATTTTCGTAAACAACGGATTGCTTCGTAAGAATGAATTCCAATCGGTTTTAGATCAATACGAAGGTATGGGCTTGAACGTAAAAGGAGTCGATGCTTCGCAACGTTTTTACGATGCCTTGGCTGGAGTTACTGATCCAGAATTGAAAAGAAAAGCCATCGGAAATGCTTTTATCGAAGTTTTTGACGATGAATCACATAAAATTGAAGACGTAACTTGGTTAGCCCAAGGAACAATATATCCTGATGTTATCGAATCGGTTTCGGTAAAAGGACCATCGGCAACCATCAAATCACACCATAATGTGGGTGGTTTGCCTGATTATATGAAATTAAAAATTGTGGAACCTTTGCGTATGCTTTTCAAAGATGAAGTGCGAAGAGTAGGAGCAACTTTAGGAATTGATCCTGAATTATTAGGAAGACATCCTTTTCCAGGACCTGGATTGTCTATTCGAATTTTAGGTGATATTACTTTAGAAAAAGTACAAATTTTACAAGATGTTGATAAGGTTTTTATCGACGGATTAAAATCTTGGGGATTGTATGATAAAGTTTGGCAGGCAGGAGCTATTTTGCTTCCTGTAAATAGTGTTGGAGTAATGGGCGATGAGCGTACTTACGAAAAAGTGGTTGCGCTTCGTGCCGTAGAATCTACTGACGGAATGACGGCTGACTGGGTTCATTTGCCTTATGATTTCTTGATGAAAGTATCAAATGATATTATCAATAAAGTAAAAGGAGTTAATAGAGTGGTGTATGACATCAGTTCAAAACCGCCTGCAACCATTGAGTGGGAATAA
- a CDS encoding zeta toxin family protein: MSESRLRIFAGPNGSGKSTLFDSFSKKYNSGIFLNADLIEKELSTKGFIDLSEFNLNLTQNDLDNFLKTERAISLIKKSNDDHHKIDFSLKENIIVDIEKDTHSYEGALISAFLRHYLQEQKIDFCFETVMSHPSKIDEIKEAKQKGYKTYLYFICIDDPEVNVSRVENRVGKGGHDVNPDKISSRYYNTLNNLIQMIENVDKCFLFDNSSEQFNLIAKIEEKHLSLIVEPTELPNWFIEYVLKYYV; encoded by the coding sequence ATGTCTGAATCAAGATTAAGAATATTTGCTGGACCAAATGGTTCTGGAAAAAGTACACTTTTTGATTCATTTTCAAAAAAATATAATTCTGGAATTTTTCTTAATGCAGATTTAATAGAAAAAGAATTATCGACTAAAGGATTTATTGATTTAAGTGAATTTAATTTAAACCTTACTCAAAACGATTTAGATAATTTTTTAAAAACAGAAAGAGCAATTTCTCTTATCAAAAAATCTAATGATGATCATCATAAAATAGATTTCTCCCTAAAAGAAAATATTATAGTAGATATTGAAAAAGACACCCACAGTTATGAAGGTGCTCTTATCAGTGCATTTTTAAGGCATTATTTACAAGAACAGAAAATTGATTTTTGTTTTGAAACTGTAATGAGTCACCCTTCTAAAATTGACGAAATAAAGGAAGCAAAACAAAAAGGTTATAAAACTTATTTATACTTCATTTGTATTGATGATCCAGAAGTTAACGTATCTAGAGTTGAAAATAGAGTTGGAAAGGGAGGGCACGATGTTAATCCTGATAAAATTTCTAGTCGTTATTATAACACCTTAAATAATCTAATACAAATGATTGAAAATGTTGATAAATGTTTTTTATTTGATAATTCTAGTGAACAATTTAATCTAATAGCTAAAATAGAAGAAAAACATTTGTCTTTAATAGTTGAACCTACTGAACTACCAAATTGGTTCATTGAATATGTGCTCAAATACTATGTGTAA
- a CDS encoding FAD-dependent oxidoreductase, whose protein sequence is MLDKKAVNKENSWTVCPQCQGRGKKSRGLTNKAKLRYQAAVEEFEKTNGEGIAPVPPVGHQHSCLNCSGSGLIAAENPPFADTEKYPHVAIIGGGIGGVALAVACLHRGIPFTLYERDTNFEARSQGYGLTLQQASKAMDGFGIFTLKDGVVSTKHIVHTTDGKIIGEWGIRKWLQTDTKNFQKRTNVHIARQSLRLALLEQLGGQDKIEWGHQLVDFKKSDNGAVDLSFQVNGKINRAKADLVVGADGIRSSVRQLLIGDAVSPLRYLGCIVILGICPLTALENVESSLLDSATVFQTANGNERIYMMPYTSDSIMWQLSFPMLEEEAKALSAKGPKALKEEACRRTQWHDPIPQILMATLETQISGYPVYDRELLTSELIAQEKEITLIGDAAHPMSPFKGQGANQALLDALTLARAIYKDCRPSSEWRNFGIRETVLNEFESEMLARSASKVIDSAAAAEFLHSEIVLYEGDEPRGRFLKRKEDNQD, encoded by the coding sequence ATGTTAGATAAAAAAGCAGTAAATAAAGAGAATAGCTGGACAGTTTGCCCCCAATGTCAGGGACGTGGCAAAAAAAGTCGAGGGCTCACCAACAAAGCGAAACTTCGTTATCAAGCAGCCGTTGAGGAATTCGAAAAAACCAATGGCGAAGGGATAGCACCTGTTCCTCCAGTTGGTCATCAACACAGTTGTTTGAATTGTTCGGGTTCTGGATTGATTGCTGCTGAAAATCCTCCTTTCGCAGATACAGAAAAATATCCTCATGTTGCTATTATCGGTGGTGGTATAGGAGGTGTTGCACTTGCGGTGGCATGTTTGCACCGTGGCATTCCTTTTACACTTTATGAACGGGATACTAATTTCGAAGCCCGCTCTCAAGGCTATGGACTTACGTTGCAACAAGCCAGTAAAGCGATGGATGGATTTGGGATTTTTACTTTAAAAGATGGAGTGGTTTCTACCAAACATATTGTTCATACGACAGACGGAAAAATAATTGGCGAATGGGGCATTCGAAAATGGTTGCAAACCGATACCAAAAACTTTCAAAAACGAACCAATGTGCATATCGCTAGACAATCTTTGCGTTTAGCATTATTGGAACAACTCGGCGGTCAGGATAAAATAGAATGGGGACACCAACTAGTTGATTTTAAAAAATCAGATAATGGTGCTGTTGATTTGAGTTTTCAAGTCAATGGCAAAATTAATCGCGCCAAAGCAGATCTTGTCGTAGGTGCTGATGGTATTCGGAGTTCGGTTCGCCAATTGCTCATTGGTGACGCTGTTAGTCCTTTGCGTTATTTGGGTTGCATTGTTATATTGGGAATTTGCCCGTTGACTGCTTTAGAAAATGTTGAAAGTTCTTTACTCGATTCCGCCACCGTATTTCAAACCGCCAATGGCAACGAACGAATTTATATGATGCCTTACACGTCAGATTCGATTATGTGGCAATTAAGTTTTCCCATGCTGGAAGAAGAAGCAAAAGCCTTAAGTGCCAAAGGACCGAAAGCACTCAAAGAAGAAGCTTGCCGAAGAACCCAATGGCACGATCCTATACCGCAAATTCTAATGGCAACTTTGGAAACGCAGATTTCAGGTTATCCTGTTTATGACCGAGAATTACTCACTTCTGAATTGATAGCCCAAGAAAAAGAAATTACCTTAATCGGTGATGCGGCACATCCTATGAGTCCCTTCAAAGGGCAAGGTGCGAATCAAGCATTATTGGACGCATTAACCTTGGCACGAGCCATTTACAAAGACTGCCGACCATCATCTGAATGGAGAAATTTTGGAATTAGAGAAACAGTCTTAAATGAATTTGAATCCGAAATGTTAGCTCGTAGTGCATCAAAAGTAATCGATTCTGCAGCCGCAGCCGAGTTCTTGCATTCTGAAATTGTACTCTACGAAGGAGATGAACCCAGAGGAAGATTTTTAAAAAGAAAAGAAGATAATCAGGATTAA
- a CDS encoding RidA family protein, with the protein MKRENILTGSPWEDKMGYCRAVRVGNFIEVSGTVAIVDGDKVKADDAYAQTLNILERIEKVLEDLNAGMKDVIRTRIFTTDVTTFEEVAKAHATFFKDVKPTTGFYEVSKLVAPEYLVEIEFTAIAAE; encoded by the coding sequence ATGAAAAGAGAAAATATCTTGACTGGATCACCTTGGGAAGACAAAATGGGTTACTGTCGTGCGGTACGTGTTGGCAATTTCATAGAAGTATCAGGAACGGTAGCTATCGTGGATGGTGACAAAGTAAAAGCAGATGATGCTTATGCACAAACTTTAAATATCCTAGAAAGAATCGAAAAAGTATTAGAAGATTTGAATGCTGGAATGAAAGATGTGATTCGTACTCGTATTTTTACTACTGACGTTACTACTTTTGAAGAAGTTGCCAAAGCACACGCTACTTTTTTCAAAGACGTAAAACCAACTACAGGTTTTTATGAAGTAAGCAAATTAGTAGCTCCAGAATATTTAGTAGAAATAGAATTCACTGCAATCGCTGCTGAATAA
- a CDS encoding voltage-gated chloride channel family protein, giving the protein MNLKKNLILVAKWLFICVLIGVFSGCASAFFLVSLEWVTQFREHHNWIIWLLPMGGLSIGLVYHYYGTDVVKGNNVLLEEYENPQKIIPFKMAPMVLISTLITHLFGGSAGREGTAVQMSGAIADQFTKLFQLNNSDRKTLIILGISAGFASVFGTPLAGAIFALEVLYFSKISLKSSVLSFLVAYIAYFTVEILQVKHTHYSIPKIPEITITNLAWISIVGVLFGLAAMLFSRTTHFWGKLFSKTITYPPLRPFVGGLVLVVAIYLIGTTKYIGLGVPMIVESFSTPNASYDFLLKILFTGFTLGAGFKGGEVTPLFFVGATLGSALSLVIPLPIALLAGMGFVAVFSGATHTPIACTVMGMELFGFESGIFIGLACLIAYFSSGSVGIYHSQIVMGAKHDLYQRFKRNNLRDL; this is encoded by the coding sequence ATGAATCTAAAAAAAAACCTTATTCTCGTTGCCAAATGGCTTTTCATTTGTGTTTTGATAGGCGTTTTTTCGGGTTGTGCTTCGGCATTTTTTTTAGTGTCATTAGAATGGGTTACTCAATTTAGAGAACACCACAATTGGATTATTTGGCTGTTGCCAATGGGTGGACTTTCCATCGGATTAGTATACCATTATTACGGAACCGATGTTGTAAAAGGCAATAATGTATTACTAGAAGAATACGAAAATCCTCAAAAAATCATTCCGTTCAAAATGGCTCCAATGGTACTTATTAGTACTCTAATTACCCATCTTTTTGGAGGTTCAGCTGGTCGTGAAGGTACAGCGGTTCAAATGAGTGGTGCTATCGCTGACCAATTTACAAAACTTTTTCAACTCAATAATTCCGATAGAAAAACACTAATCATTCTAGGAATTAGCGCAGGATTTGCTTCCGTTTTCGGAACACCTTTGGCTGGAGCTATCTTTGCTTTGGAAGTTTTATATTTCAGTAAAATCAGTTTAAAAAGTAGTGTACTTTCCTTTCTTGTTGCTTATATTGCTTATTTCACAGTCGAAATTTTGCAAGTAAAACACACGCATTATTCAATTCCTAAAATCCCTGAAATTACAATCACAAATCTTGCTTGGATTAGTATTGTTGGGGTATTGTTTGGTTTAGCAGCGATGCTTTTTTCTAGAACAACTCATTTTTGGGGGAAGTTATTTTCAAAAACAATCACTTATCCTCCACTTCGTCCGTTTGTGGGAGGACTTGTTTTAGTGGTTGCGATTTATCTTATTGGTACTACAAAATACATTGGTTTAGGCGTTCCTATGATTGTGGAATCCTTTTCTACTCCAAACGCTTCCTACGATTTTTTACTTAAAATACTATTCACTGGATTTACCCTTGGCGCAGGTTTTAAAGGAGGCGAAGTAACACCGCTTTTCTTCGTTGGTGCTACACTCGGAAGTGCTTTATCGCTTGTTATTCCTTTGCCCATTGCACTATTAGCGGGAATGGGATTTGTAGCTGTATTTTCTGGAGCAACCCACACTCCTATTGCTTGCACGGTTATGGGAATGGAACTTTTTGGCTTTGAAAGTGGCATCTTTATTGGCTTGGCTTGTTTAATCGCTTATTTTTCTTCGGGTTCCGTTGGGATTTATCATTCGCAGATTGTAATGGGAGCAAAACATGATTTGTATCAACGCTTTAAACGAAATAATCTACGAGATTTATAG
- a CDS encoding DHH family phosphoesterase yields the protein MKEQDIQAIHQLLSTPKKIAIIPHRGPDGDAMGSTLGLYHFLLKNNHQPVVISPNEFPDFLAWMPGSETVKIFEKDKTNCITILEEVELVFTLDFNALHRVGEMEKALEKLTVPFVMIDHHQSPDNYAVVTYSDTVFGSTCEMLYNFISFLGKKSDIDQTIGTCIYTGILTDSGSFRFPKTTGTTHRIIADLIDLGVENTEIPSLLYDNSTYSRLQLLGRALQNMKLLETSKTSYITLTQEELDSFNYIKGDTEGIVNYGLSIKGIVFAAIFIENAEEKIIKISFRSQGDFDVNLFAREHFNGGGHRNAAGGKSEVSMQETVRKFETLVAQLKL from the coding sequence ATGAAAGAACAAGACATACAAGCGATACACCAACTATTATCTACCCCAAAAAAGATTGCTATTATTCCACATCGTGGTCCTGATGGTGATGCTATGGGTTCAACCCTTGGATTGTATCATTTTTTATTAAAAAACAACCACCAACCTGTTGTTATTTCTCCCAACGAGTTCCCTGATTTTTTAGCTTGGATGCCAGGCTCGGAAACCGTTAAAATATTCGAAAAAGACAAAACTAATTGTATTACAATTTTAGAAGAAGTAGAACTCGTTTTTACATTAGATTTCAATGCTTTACACCGTGTGGGTGAAATGGAAAAAGCCCTCGAAAAACTAACCGTTCCTTTCGTTATGATTGACCACCATCAATCGCCAGATAATTATGCCGTGGTGACTTATTCGGATACGGTTTTTGGTTCTACGTGCGAAATGTTATATAATTTCATTTCTTTTCTTGGCAAAAAATCCGATATTGACCAAACCATTGGAACCTGTATTTACACAGGAATTTTAACCGATTCAGGTTCGTTTCGTTTTCCAAAAACTACAGGAACAACCCACAGAATCATTGCCGATTTAATCGATTTGGGAGTCGAGAACACAGAAATTCCAAGTTTGCTTTACGATAACAGTACTTACAGCCGATTGCAATTACTAGGAAGAGCCTTGCAAAACATGAAACTTTTAGAAACTTCCAAAACCAGCTATATCACACTAACTCAAGAAGAATTAGATTCTTTTAACTACATAAAAGGCGATACCGAAGGAATTGTCAATTACGGATTAAGCATCAAAGGAATTGTTTTTGCTGCTATTTTTATCGAAAATGCCGAAGAAAAAATCATTAAGATTTCGTTTCGTTCGCAAGGCGATTTTGATGTAAATTTATTTGCCCGAGAACATTTTAACGGTGGTGGCCATCGGAATGCTGCGGGAGGAAAATCGGAAGTTTCAATGCAAGAAACTGTGCGTAAATTCGAAACTTTGGTTGCTCAATTAAAACTTTAA
- the gldI gene encoding gliding motility-associated peptidyl-prolyl isomerase GldI — MKYPKLILALVLITSLIFSCNKEQEARRPLSQASGTFMKKSAERNKKLVATEEEQIEQLIKSNPKVKYMASTKGYWYTYLTQNTLDTITPKKGDVAFFDYEIKDLKGNIIYSELELRPQTYSVDKQNIMTGLREGIKLMHKNEKIVFLFPSHIAYGYHGDNKKIGTNQPLMCTVTLHNFISESAFKKEILLKQKSTELEEKHKPKDSLTQ; from the coding sequence ATGAAATACCCTAAACTAATACTAGCACTAGTATTAATTACCAGTCTCATTTTCAGTTGCAATAAAGAACAAGAAGCTCGAAGACCACTCTCTCAAGCTTCGGGAACTTTTATGAAAAAATCAGCAGAAAGAAACAAAAAATTAGTTGCTACCGAAGAAGAGCAAATTGAACAACTCATCAAGAGTAATCCAAAAGTAAAGTACATGGCTTCGACTAAAGGCTATTGGTACACGTATTTGACACAAAATACGCTCGATACCATTACGCCTAAAAAAGGAGATGTCGCTTTCTTTGACTATGAAATAAAAGACTTAAAAGGCAATATCATTTATTCTGAACTAGAATTAAGACCGCAAACTTATTCGGTGGACAAGCAAAATATCATGACCGGTTTGCGTGAAGGCATCAAATTAATGCACAAAAACGAAAAGATTGTCTTTCTTTTTCCGTCGCATATTGCTTATGGTTATCACGGTGACAACAAAAAAATTGGTACAAACCAACCGTTGATGTGTACCGTAACGCTACATAATTTTATTTCGGAATCAGCCTTTAAAAAAGAAATTTTGTTAAAGCAAAAAAGTACCGAATTAGAAGAAAAACACAAACCAAAAGACAGTTTAACTCAATAA
- a CDS encoding peptidylprolyl isomerase, whose translation MKKSIVSFILALTLFSCKQEEKNNLPDGLYAKIETSKGDIIVQLDYEKTPVTVANFVTLAEGKNEYVTHEELKNKPFYDGLKFHRVIPQFMIQGGDPLGTGSGDTGYKFKDEITDRVFDKAGLLAMANSGPGTNSSQFFITHLETPWLDGKHTIFGHVVQNGMETVNRIVQNDDIKTITIIRNGEAAKKFDAVKVFQDYFAAEAEIQKNKAANEAAANAKYKVIYEQKAASLKALKTKTTKTSTGLQYIVTQKGSGKKPTSGQDIYIHYTGFLEDGTLFDTSLEEMAKNFGKLNPDRVAQGGYQPMLFQEGLIPGFIEGVKKLNIGDKATLFIPSNLAYGEAGAGRVIPPNANIIFEIELLEKPN comes from the coding sequence ATGAAAAAAAGCATTGTATCATTCATCCTTGCCCTCACTTTATTTTCTTGCAAACAAGAAGAAAAAAATAATTTACCCGACGGATTGTATGCAAAAATAGAAACCAGTAAAGGCGACATCATCGTACAATTGGATTATGAAAAAACACCTGTAACGGTGGCTAATTTTGTCACTTTGGCCGAAGGAAAAAATGAATATGTTACCCATGAAGAATTAAAAAACAAACCTTTTTATGACGGTTTAAAATTCCACCGTGTAATTCCTCAATTCATGATTCAAGGTGGTGATCCTTTGGGAACGGGTTCAGGAGATACAGGTTACAAATTTAAAGACGAAATTACCGATAGAGTTTTTGACAAAGCAGGACTTCTGGCTATGGCCAATAGTGGTCCAGGAACCAACAGCAGCCAGTTTTTTATCACGCATCTTGAAACGCCTTGGCTAGACGGTAAGCACACCATTTTTGGCCATGTTGTTCAAAACGGAATGGAAACCGTTAATAGAATCGTACAAAATGACGACATCAAAACCATAACCATCATCCGCAACGGAGAAGCTGCTAAAAAGTTTGATGCCGTAAAAGTATTTCAAGATTATTTTGCTGCCGAAGCCGAAATTCAAAAAAACAAAGCTGCAAACGAAGCAGCTGCAAACGCCAAATACAAAGTAATTTACGAACAAAAAGCGGCTAGTCTTAAAGCTTTAAAAACCAAAACAACCAAAACATCAACTGGATTGCAATATATCGTTACCCAAAAAGGAAGTGGTAAAAAACCGACTAGCGGACAAGATATCTACATTCACTACACTGGTTTTCTAGAAGACGGAACACTTTTTGACACCAGCCTTGAAGAGATGGCAAAAAACTTTGGAAAACTCAATCCTGATAGAGTTGCTCAAGGCGGATATCAACCGATGTTGTTTCAAGAAGGCTTAATTCCTGGATTTATTGAAGGTGTCAAAAAATTGAATATAGGAGACAAAGCAACACTATTTATCCCATCAAATCTAGCGTATGGCGAAGCTGGAGCTGGAAGAGTAATTCCACCAAATGCCAATATTATTTTTGAAATCGAATTATTAGAAAAACCAAATTAA